TGACTGGAGAGTAATACAAAAACATTGCCAGCTGTACCAGGATGTCCTGCCACAGTTTTGCTTGAAGTTCTTTTCTTTGACGTTTGACTTCTTTTTCTCTGGAGATCTTTTGTGACAGTATTTTGTCAAGTCGTTGCATTTCCTCGATCTCTTTCTGGAGTTTGGAGGCTTCTTCATCCGCAGTGACATCAGCGTAAGCCTCGCCTAAATTTGTTATTGTTAAAGTATGAAAATAATTCtgaattattttaaaacttaACAAAAATCGATAACTTGCCTCTGTCTGAGGAGGTGTTCGTTGTTTCTTCAGAGCTGCTTTGGTTCTACACagaattattttgtttattggaAACTATTAAATCATTTGATCTGATTTTGTAAACCCAGCATGTTTTAATTACCTGAATATCAGCAGCATCGTTGGTCAAAACAACaagagagaaaggaggtgtAGGACAAATCCTGTCAGCGTGAGGCAGCGACACGCTGGACACACGGCTGCCTGTGTGCTCGGTAGGTGCGGCCCGGGAAATCTCGTCTAAACTCCCTTTAATTATTTCCATATTCttatataaattatttattacgACGTATTAGAAAAATGATAAACAACTACTTTAGTATTTGTAAGTCAAAACCGAGAAAAAACTCGCCTCTTGCTGTGGTCTGGTAACCAGGGACGCAAAGACTTCCGGATGTGGTAACTATGGACATTTGTCGCTATGGATACCGGGCGAAAGGACGGGTCACGTGACACATTAATCAAAGCAGCGAGCTGTCGTAGCGCGGGCAACAAGCTAGCTAGCGCTTAGCCTCAATATGTAGTAATTTATACAGTAGCGCAACATGTTTTCCGTATAGCCGAGTAAATGTAGTAAGAAAAAAGGTGGATGGTTCGAGGCCGTGTTTTGTGGTAGGTAACATTAAGCACTAAACGTGGCTTTATTGCCTCTAGTGCCAGCGAGACACAATATTGATTATAAAGGATcgctagctactgtagctggctAGCTAACGCAACAATGGATAGCAGCTAATATACGATACGTtggatgaaaacatgtttatgtGGCACAGTGGCTACAGCCTACTTATCGACATCATGCACTCGATAtgcaatttatatatttttacttCGGCCGAATTCAGTGTAACGTTACTGAACACGTCCATTAAGCACTGAAGCACTGAGGATGGGTGTGTAACCGCAGCACCAGAACGGTTTAGAACCAGGTTTATGTTTACGTGTGGGAGATATAACGTCAGCTGTTCCCTGGGATCGTCAGCTACTAATAGCTAGCGGTAGATTGTGATTCCTAATTCGTGCTAAATATGAGCTGATTGTTGCTTTTTGCTCCCGTACTGTCATTATGTGAATCCCCCCACAATCCCACCCATTTCGCTGGCAGCTGTCCAGGCTCTGCGGAATACCTGCGCCGGGCAGGTGTCAGGACATGGTCGTGGCCGTGGGGATGTCGCGTTTCCATCGCTTTACCTTTTCTCAGTCTGCGTTTGTCTGTTCGTAACAGGTTGTGTTGATCGTAAAGAGGAAGATGTGCAATGGTGATACAGACAGTATCTCAAGCCTTGTGGGCCCACGCCTCTGCCACCAAACGGtccgttctgctgctgctgacgctgaCCACAGTTTCTACTGGACAAGGGTCGGGTGAGAGCAGATTTTATGATTGCATTTCCATGCAGTGAGTGGTTTCTGTATATGTGTacagacaaacatttacatAATTACAACTGATATATTGGataaaatgaaacacattaaGGTGATGTTCATCTGTTGTAATATTATATTACTATGTTCTGCTTAAAACCTGTTCAGTTTCTCAAAATGTTTTGTGCCTTGGTCTTCTCTTCGTAGGATGTTTGAGGCCCTACATGGTCCAGAACAGCTGGGTAAACCTCACAGAAACCAACAGAGGCTTGTTTCCTGTGGGCACAGTGCTAAAGTACAGCTGTGACCCTGGTTACATGCCAGACGGACCCAGTATCCTGACCTGCACCACGCTGGGACACTGGTCCTCTGAACCTCCCCACTGTATTCACAATAGTGGTAAGATTTCCAGTCCAAAGTAGAGTCTTTTGTTAATTGGTGGAGCAGTAATAAGTCACTTCGAGGTGAAGAACTGTTTTCAATTAGGTAGATCTGAtaggaaaaaaaagtaattattttGAGGTTGGAGTTGTAATTTATCCCTTTTTCTCAATCAGCATGTCCACCTCTGTCCAAACCTGAGAATGGAGGATATACCTGCCACCCGTCCCCCTGTCGAATGTTTTCCCACGGTACTGTGATTGAGTTCTACTGTGATGCAGGCTTTGCTCTTAATGGAGACTACAACTATTTGACCTGTCAGGATGGACAGTGGAACGGCCCAATGCAGATCACTTGTGTGAGCCCAGGTTTGTCAGTTTTACCCTGTAACACTCTGTTGCTTCAGTAAGTTCCTTAAGTTGACATTAACTTTCCATGTACTTTTCTGTTCAACTTTTTGTAAGGATGTACAAGACCCTCTGTGGTGCAGCATGGCTCAACTAATCTGACAGACACCAACAGGAGCTTGTTTCCGGTGGGCACAGTACTAGAGTACAGCTGTGATCCTGGTTACCTGGCATTGGGACCAAGCGCACTCACTTGTACCACATCGGGACACTGGTCCTCAGACCCTCCGAAGTGCATACACAGTGCTGGTAAAAACAAGTCAACCTCATAGGCCTTTTTGTAGTacataacacatacagtagattctttattcttttctctcctcGTGGACAGTGTGCCAGCCACCACACCAGCCAGAGAATGGGGGTTATACCTGTCATCCCTCCCCATACGGAACATTTTCTCATGGCACTGTGATTCAATACTTTTGTGATGAAGGCTATATTTTAAAAGGAGAGTATAAATTCTGTACATGTCAGTATGGGAAATGGGACAACCCAACGCCTGTCAGCTGTGTAATGCAGCCAGGTAAATATGTATAACAAATTAGTGAATGTTGTTTTATAAACCTCTTTAAGTTACACCTTTTAACCCGTCCATATAAGTACATACATCCAGTATTTTGCAATATTCTCTTTTCATAAGGTTGTATCAGACCCTCCATGGTACAGCATGGCGCAGCTAACTTGACAGACACCAACAGGAACTTGTTGCCAGTGGGCACAGTACTAGAGTACAGCTGTGATGCTGGTTACCTGATGGACGGGCCCAGCAGCCTCACATGCAACACACAGGGACACTGGTCCTCCGAACCTCCTCGCTGCATACACAGTGATGGTAAAGACAATACCCTGCTGGCCACATTTTTTTAACTGTGTGTCAATGTGACATTTGCGTTTTTCTTCCTCATGGACAGTTTGCCAGTCTCCATATCTGCCAGAGAATGGTGGGTACACCTGCCACCCGTCTCCATGTCGAAGACTTTCTCATGGCACCGTGATCGAGTATTTCTGTGATGAAGGTTATATTCTGAAGGGAGACTATAAATATGTTACCTGTCAGTATGGGGAATGGGACAGCCAGATAAAGCTCAGCTGCCTTCTGGACCAGGGTAAAGATTTGATGCCACCAGCTTCAGACAAATGGCTACCTGTTGCTGTTTAATTAAccacattattattaatttctaACAGACCATGACTCAAGTTTACCTCTTGGGATGCCTACCTTGTCCATAGTGGCATCCACAGCGAGCTCTGTTGCCCTCATCTTGCTCCTAGTGGTGCTGTTTGTACTTCTGCAGCCAAAACTCAAATCCTTCCATCGGTGAGTGTGCAGAAAGTCATGTTTGTTGTGTATCACCATCATTGTACATCATGCTGACAATGTACATCTGTTTTCCACATCTAGTCGTGATCAGGGTTTGTCAGGCCACCCTGTGTCAATCATAGTGGAAGGAGTTCAGGTGACTCTGCCTTCATATGAAGAGGCCGTGAGTGGTGGTGGAGCCTCGGCATCAGCTCTCAGCTCTGAGTCTCGAGTCCAGATAGTGTTGTCTGAAGGTCAGAATGCCACAGCTTTAGAGGCTGGGCCCTCAAGAGCTTCTTCACTCAAACAGCAGCATTCAGAAATGGCTGTGGTGCATTCGATACCTTCGTCCTCATCTTCGTCAtcaccctcaccctcctcttctACCTGGGTTCTGGAGCACAGAGTtgctgcagtttcttccttacAAAGAAGGCCGTCTGCAGGCAGCGACCAACACAGCCTGTCTCTGGACGAGATGGACGACACTGATGGTGAGGAAACGCCTCT
Above is a window of Betta splendens chromosome 22, fBetSpl5.4, whole genome shotgun sequence DNA encoding:
- the LOC114848604 gene encoding sushi domain-containing protein 4-like, with translation MVIQTVSQALWAHASATKRSVLLLLTLTTVSTGQGSGCLRPYMVQNSWVNLTETNRGLFPVGTVLKYSCDPGYMPDGPSILTCTTLGHWSSEPPHCIHNSACPPLSKPENGGYTCHPSPCRMFSHGTVIEFYCDAGFALNGDYNYLTCQDGQWNGPMQITCVSPGCTRPSVVQHGSTNLTDTNRSLFPVGTVLEYSCDPGYLALGPSALTCTTSGHWSSDPPKCIHSAVCQPPHQPENGGYTCHPSPYGTFSHGTVIQYFCDEGYILKGEYKFCTCQYGKWDNPTPVSCVMQPGCIRPSMVQHGAANLTDTNRNLLPVGTVLEYSCDAGYLMDGPSSLTCNTQGHWSSEPPRCIHSDVCQSPYLPENGGYTCHPSPCRRLSHGTVIEYFCDEGYILKGDYKYVTCQYGEWDSQIKLSCLLDQDHDSSLPLGMPTLSIVASTASSVALILLLVVLFVLLQPKLKSFHRRDQGLSGHPVSIIVEGVQVTLPSYEEAVSGGGASASALSSESRVQIVLSEGQNATALEAGPSRASSLKQQHSEMAVVHSIPSSSSSSSPSPSSSTWVLEHRVAAVSSLQRRPSAGSDQHSLSLDEMDDTDDMPLLKQT